From the Selenomonas sp. oral taxon 920 genome, the window TTGTCGATGACGGATCATTGGCGGATGAACGTGTCACGGCGCCTGTTGCAGGGGATGATGTCCGTGTGATCCACTGTGAGGAGCACCGTGGCTTTTCCCATGCGGTGAATATGGGAATTCGAGCCTCTGTGGGAGAGGTGTTGCTCTTTCTCCATGCGGATGTCCTGCTTGCGCCGCATACGGCAGAGGATATGCTGGATGCTCTGATCGGTGATGCTGCATTGGGGGCCGTGTGCGCAGTCGCACCATCCGTGTATAAACGGGCGCAGCTGTTGCCGGATACTCCCTATCAAAGTTGGGACTCGTATGTGGCGGTGGCAGAAGAGATTCGGACAGAAGGCGGCGGTCCTCATCCGGAACTTGTCGCAGAGATGATTGCCCTTATGGTACGCCGTGATGTTCTTGATGCTGCCGGATTTTTGGATGAAACATATTCTGTTCCGGCACTTGCAGCATATGACTACACTCTGCGCATGACGAGAGCAGGCTATGGTATTGCATCACTTCCGAATGTATATATTCACCACAATGATGGTCTTCAGGATGCTGAGGAATATGAGCGTATATGCGAGAGGGAACGCACACTTTTTCACAATAAGTGGGGGCTTTCGCTCAACTATTCTTTTGGGATACGTTCGGATCTTTTCCCGCTGATGGATCTGTCACAGGAGGGACTGCGTATTCTTGAGATCGGCTGTGCCTGTGGAGCAACTCTGCGGGAGATCGGAATGCAGAACCCCACAGCAAAACTTTATGGGGTAGAGCTGAATGAGCGTGCGGCGGCGATCGCAGCACCATTTGCCAAGATCCTCTCTATGAACGTGGAAAAGCTTGAACTCACGGATATTCCAGAGCGATTTGACTACATTATCATGGGAGATGTGATCGAGCATCTCTTGGATCCGTGGGCTGCAGTTCAGAATATGCGGGAGCTTCTCATTCCGGGTGGGGCGATTATCGCGAGCATTCCAAACGTGGCGCATATCAGTAATCTTTACAATACACTCAATGGCTTGTGGACATATCAGGATATGGGATTGCTTGACCGTACACACTTTCGGTTCTTTACGAAATATGAGATTGTTAAACTCTTTAAAGATGCAGGTTTAGTGATTGATGAACTCCGATTAAACATACTTGATATTCCGGAAAACCTGCAGAATCTCCGAAGCGAGCTTCTTTTACTCAAAACAATCAATGTAGCCGCTGAGGATCTGGATGCCTATCAATGGTTTGTACGGGCGAAGCGCACGTAGAAGAGCCGTATTCATATTTTTCGATATTTTTGTGGCAGGAAGCCGTTATCTGCGCTATAATGGGGCGGATAACGGCTTTTTTGTTTGGAGTGATACGATGAGCAGCGATGTGTTGGAGCTCCTGCGGGCGGCGGGCGGCTATATCTCGGGCGAAAAGATGGCGGAGCGGCTCGGTGTGACGCGTGCAGCAGTGTGGAAAAAGATTGCTGCGCTCCGCAATGCGGGCTATGATATCTCAAGTGCACCGCGCAGCGGCTATGTGCTGCGCTCCGCACCGGACCGTCTGATCGAGACAGAGATCAGACGTAATCTTGATACACGGCTCATCGGGCAAAAGATTATTTGCTATGATGCAGTGGACTCGACGAATCTTGTGCTCAAGGATCTCGCACGTGCGGGGGCGGAGGACGGGACAGTGGTGGTCGCTGACAGTCAGGGGACGGGGCGTGGGCGCATGGAGCGTGCGTTTTTCTCGCCGCCGGGCAAGGGGATCTGGGCAAGCATCCTGCTGCGTCCGACATTCCTGCCGCAGGACGCTCCGAAGTGTACGCTGATGGCAGCGGTCGCGGTCGCACGTGCAATGGAGCGATTCGGACTGCGCGCGGCGATCAAGTGGCCGAACGACATCATGCACGACGGCCGCAAGTTGGTCGGCATCCTCACGGAGATGAGCGCGGAGATGGATCGCGTGAACTATGTCGTGATCGGTGTCGGCATCAACGTGAACATTGCACCCGAAGATTTTCCAGAGGAATTGAGAACAATCGCGACCTCACTGATGCAGATGAAGGGCGAGCCGCTGCCGCGCGTGGTATTTTTGCAGGAACTCCTGCGTGCACTTGATGAGCTTTATGCAGATGTGCAGTCCGAGGGCTTTGCACCTGTACTTGCGGCGTGGAGAGAATACGCGGTGACGCTCGGACAGACGGTACGTGTGATTGCACCCGCGGGCGAGGAGTTCGAAGGAGTTGCGGCGGATATCGATGCAGAGGGAGCACTGCTCATTGACACAGCTCAGGGGCGGCGGCGTGTATTGGCGGGGGATGTCTCGATTCGACCCAAGAAATGTGTTTCATAGGTCTGTCATAGACCGTATAAGATAGTACGGAGGAAAGAACTTGCTGCTAGTACTGGACATTGGCAACAGCAACATCGTCATGGGCGCATACGAGGGAAAAAAACTCCTGCGGCACTGGCGCATCTCGACGGATCGGCAGAAGACGGGCGACGAATACGGTATTCTGTTCAATGAATTGTTTCGTTATCAAGGCATTGAGATGTCCGATATCAAGGCAATCATTATCTCCTCGGTTGTACCGCCGCTTGTCGTTCCCCTGCGAAAGATGTGCGAGCGCTACTTCCGCATCCGCCCGCTGATCGTTGGGCCAGGCATACGAACTGGTATACGTCTGAACTACGAAAATCCGCGCGCCATCGGTGCTGACCGCATTGTAAATGTCATCGGCGCACACGAGCAATTCGGCGGGCCGCTCATTGTCATCGACATCGGGACGGCGACGACGTTCGACATCGTGGCGGAGAACGGGGACTTCCTCGGCGGCGTCATCGCGCCGGGGCTTGGCTCAAGTGCAGAGGCGCTCTTTCAGCGTGCGGCGCAGCTGCCGCGCATCGAACTCGTGCCGCCGAAGACAGTGGTATGCCGCAGCACGATTCAGGGCATGCAGGCGGGCATTATCTACGGTTACGTCGGGCAGATTGACGAGATCGTGCGCCGCATCAAGGCGGAGCTTGCGATGGAGATGAAAGTTGTCGCGACGGGCGGCTTTGCCCGTATGGTGGCAAAGGAGTCGCAGACGATCGACAAGGTCGATCACTTCCTGACGCTTACGGGGCTGCGCGTTCTCTACGAGCGAAATCAGCCGTGAACTCGATGATAAAGCCGATGAAGCTTGGAACGTTTACCTTCGATAATCCTGTCTTTCTTGCGCCGATGGCGGGGGTGACAGACACGGCGTACCGCATCATCGCGCACGATATGGGCTGCCCGCTTGCGTTTGCGGAGATGGTGAGCAGTCAGGGCATCCACTACCGCAACGAACACACAATGAGGATGCTCCGCACGGAGGAGGGTGAGCGTCCGATTGCGATGCAGATCTTTGCGAAGTCGGCGGCGATGGCGGCGGAAGCCGCCGCCTACGTCGAGGAGATCGGCACGGCAGACATTCTGGACTTCAACATGGGATGTCCTGCACCGAAGGTCGTGAAGAACGGCGAAGGCTCGGCACTTATGCGTGATCCGAAAAAAGCGGAGGAGATATTAACAGCAATTCGCCGCGCGACGAAGCTGCCGTTTACAGTGAAGATGCGGCTTGGTTGGGACGATTCCTCGCGCAATGCCGTGGAGCTTGCGCGGATGGCGGAGGCAGTCGGCGTGGATGCGGTCGCTGTACATGGACGCACGCGCGAGCAGTTCTACAGCGGAAATGCGGACTATGCGGCGATTGCAGAAGTCAAACGGGCTGTGAATATTCCCGTGATCGTGAGCGGGGATATTCGTCGGCCCTCTGATCTCGCGCGTGCGCTCGACATTACGGGCGCAGATGCGGTGATGATCGGCCGCGGGGCGCAGGGGAATCCGTGGATCTTCCCGCAGCTCATTCACTGGCTGCATACGGGGGAGGAGCTGTCCCCGCCGACACTCATAGAGCGCGCCCGGGTGATCCTGCGGCACCTCGATCTGCTCGTTGGATACAAAGGGGAATATGTAGGCATCCGCGAGATGCGAAAACACGCAGCATGGTACACGCGTGGTCTTGCGGGCAGCGCAGAGCTGCGCGAGCGATTCAACCGTGCGGCATCAAAGGATGAATTTGTAAACATTCTGCGCGAAGCGTGGGAGATATAGAAAGGAACCATCATGAGTGATGATAAGAAGACATCGGTCTGGTCGAAGTACACAGAGAAGGAGCGTGCGGCGGTAAACGAGCTCGCACGCGGCTACATTGATTTTCTCTCGGACTGCAAGACGGAGCGCGAGAGCGTAACGGAGGCGGTACGTCTGGCGCAGTCGGCGGGCTACCGTGATCTTGCAGATATCATCGCACGGGGGGAGAAGCTCGCAGCGGGGGACAAAGTCTACGCCGTCAATATGAAGAAGGCAATTGTGCTCTTTCATATCGGGACGGAGCCTATGGAGTGCGGCATGAACATTCTCGGTGCGCACATCGATACCTGCCGTCTTGATGTGAAGCAGAACCCTCTGTATGAGGATAATGGGCTGGCGTATTTTGATACGCACTACTACGGCGGCATCAAGAAGTACCAGTGGGTGACGATTCCACTTGCACTGCACGGCGTTGTGGCCAAGAAGGACGGCACTGTGGTGGAGATTGCGCTCGGCGAGAAGGCGGACGATCCCGTGTTCTGCGTGACCGATCTCCTCGTGCATCTCTCGCAGGAGCAACTTGAGAAAAAGGCATCAAAGGTCATCGAGGGCGAGAAGCTGGACGTGCTCATCGGCGGCTATGCACTCAAAAAAGACGACAAGGAATCCGTCAAGGACGGGATTCTCGCACTCCTCAAGGAGCACTATGACATCGCCGAGGAGGACTTCAACTCGGCGGAGTTGACGCTCGTTCCGGCGGGGCGTGCGCGGGAGCTTGGCTTTGACCGCAGCATGGTGCTTGGCTACGGGCAGGATGACCGCGTCTGCTCCTATACCGCACTCTGCTCCATGCTTGAGACGGTTGTACCAAAGCGTACGGCGTGCTGTCTGCTCGTGGACAAGGAGGAAATCGGCAGCGTCGGTGCAACGGGGATGCAGTCGCGCTTCTTTGAAAATATGGTCGCCGAGGTCCTCTCCGCCTGCGGGCAGTATACGGAGATCGCACTGCGCCGCACGCTTGCACACTCGAAGATGCTCTCCTCGGATGTGTCGAGCGCTTACGACGGGCTCTATGCGGACGCGTTCGAGAAAAAAAATGTTGCCTACCTCGGGCGCGGCATGGTGTTCAACAAGTTCACGGGTGCACGCGGCAAGTCCGGCTCGAGTGACGCGAGCGCGGAGTACCTCGGCGAGCTGCGCCGCATGATGGACGAAAATGGCGTCAGCTATCAGCTCGCAGAGCTCGGGCGCGTCGACCTCGGCGGCGGCGGTACGATTGCCTACATAATGGCGCGCTACGGTATGGATGTGATCGACAACGGTGTCGCTGTCATGAGTATGCACGCGCCGTGGGAGGTCACGAGCAAGGTTGATATCTACGAAATGAAGAAGGGCTACGACGTGTTCCTGCGGAACGCATAAGTGCCCCATCACCGCTTACGCGGTTCTCCTCCCCCGCAGCAACGGGGGAGGCTTTATTTGGAAAGGAGCATTCTATGGTCTCAGAGCAGATGTACGCACTCGGCACGAAGAAATCCACGATTCGCACGATCTTTGAATACGGGCAGAAGCGTGCGGCGGAGGTCGGCGCGGAGAATGTCTTTGACTTCAGCCTCGGGAATCCGAACGTGTCTGCGCCGACATTCATTCAGGAAGCGGCAGTGGACATCCTGACACACAGTGACCCGACGGAGGTACACGGCTATACGATTGCGCCCGGAAAACCGCAGGTGCGTGAGATCCTTGCCGCCGACATCAAAAAAAGATTTGGTTTGGAAGTCACAGGGAAAAATCTTTTTCTTACGGCGGGGGCGGCGGCATCCGTGACAATCGCATTCAAGGCATTGACGGAAACGGGAGATGAATTTGTCACGATTGCGCCGTTCTTCCCCGAGTATCGTGTCTTTGTCGAGGCGTGTGGAGGGCGGCTTGTCATCGTGCCCGCAAAGACGGACGATTTTCAGATTGACTTTGCCGCACTTGAGACGGCAATCACGCCGCACACGAAAGCCGTTATCATAAATTCGCCGAACAATCCGAGCGGTGCAGTTTACAGCGAGGAGACCATTCGGCGGCTTGCGGAACTCCTGCGTGCAAAGGAGCAGACGTATGGACACCCGATTTTTATCATTGCGGACGAGCCCTATCG encodes:
- the dusB gene encoding tRNA dihydrouridine synthase DusB gives rise to the protein MKLGTFTFDNPVFLAPMAGVTDTAYRIIAHDMGCPLAFAEMVSSQGIHYRNEHTMRMLRTEEGERPIAMQIFAKSAAMAAEAAAYVEEIGTADILDFNMGCPAPKVVKNGEGSALMRDPKKAEEILTAIRRATKLPFTVKMRLGWDDSSRNAVELARMAEAVGVDAVAVHGRTREQFYSGNADYAAIAEVKRAVNIPVIVSGDIRRPSDLARALDITGADAVMIGRGAQGNPWIFPQLIHWLHTGEELSPPTLIERARVILRHLDLLVGYKGEYVGIREMRKHAAWYTRGLAGSAELRERFNRAASKDEFVNILREAWEI
- a CDS encoding pyridoxal phosphate-dependent aminotransferase, which encodes MVSEQMYALGTKKSTIRTIFEYGQKRAAEVGAENVFDFSLGNPNVSAPTFIQEAAVDILTHSDPTEVHGYTIAPGKPQVREILAADIKKRFGLEVTGKNLFLTAGAAASVTIAFKALTETGDEFVTIAPFFPEYRVFVEACGGRLVIVPAKTDDFQIDFAALETAITPHTKAVIINSPNNPSGAVYSEETIRRLAELLRAKEQTYGHPIFIIADEPYREIVYDGLTVPCIPLYYDNTIVCYSYSKSFSLPGERIGYIVVPDTAADFSRVYGAMAGAARVLTHVNAPSLWQLVIARCAGKAADLSTYAHNAKLLYEGLTAAGFECMRPQGAFYLFPKALEEDDAAFCARAREFDLLLVPGADFGCPGYFRAAYCVRTEMIERALPHFQELRKTYKEIHE
- a CDS encoding type III pantothenate kinase, whose amino-acid sequence is MLLVLDIGNSNIVMGAYEGKKLLRHWRISTDRQKTGDEYGILFNELFRYQGIEMSDIKAIIISSVVPPLVVPLRKMCERYFRIRPLIVGPGIRTGIRLNYENPRAIGADRIVNVIGAHEQFGGPLIVIDIGTATTFDIVAENGDFLGGVIAPGLGSSAEALFQRAAQLPRIELVPPKTVVCRSTIQGMQAGIIYGYVGQIDEIVRRIKAELAMEMKVVATGGFARMVAKESQTIDKVDHFLTLTGLRVLYERNQP
- a CDS encoding bifunctional glycosyltransferase/class I SAM-dependent methyltransferase is translated as MAKLSIIIPVYNMNVQVNQCLLTIRKTVRLPYEVVIVDDGSLADERVTAPVAGDDVRVIHCEEHRGFSHAVNMGIRASVGEVLLFLHADVLLAPHTAEDMLDALIGDAALGAVCAVAPSVYKRAQLLPDTPYQSWDSYVAVAEEIRTEGGGPHPELVAEMIALMVRRDVLDAAGFLDETYSVPALAAYDYTLRMTRAGYGIASLPNVYIHHNDGLQDAEEYERICERERTLFHNKWGLSLNYSFGIRSDLFPLMDLSQEGLRILEIGCACGATLREIGMQNPTAKLYGVELNERAAAIAAPFAKILSMNVEKLELTDIPERFDYIIMGDVIEHLLDPWAAVQNMRELLIPGGAIIASIPNVAHISNLYNTLNGLWTYQDMGLLDRTHFRFFTKYEIVKLFKDAGLVIDELRLNILDIPENLQNLRSELLLLKTINVAAEDLDAYQWFVRAKRT
- a CDS encoding biotin--[acetyl-CoA-carboxylase] ligase, coding for MSSDVLELLRAAGGYISGEKMAERLGVTRAAVWKKIAALRNAGYDISSAPRSGYVLRSAPDRLIETEIRRNLDTRLIGQKIICYDAVDSTNLVLKDLARAGAEDGTVVVADSQGTGRGRMERAFFSPPGKGIWASILLRPTFLPQDAPKCTLMAAVAVARAMERFGLRAAIKWPNDIMHDGRKLVGILTEMSAEMDRVNYVVIGVGINVNIAPEDFPEELRTIATSLMQMKGEPLPRVVFLQELLRALDELYADVQSEGFAPVLAAWREYAVTLGQTVRVIAPAGEEFEGVAADIDAEGALLIDTAQGRRRVLAGDVSIRPKKCVS
- a CDS encoding aminopeptidase, translated to MSDDKKTSVWSKYTEKERAAVNELARGYIDFLSDCKTERESVTEAVRLAQSAGYRDLADIIARGEKLAAGDKVYAVNMKKAIVLFHIGTEPMECGMNILGAHIDTCRLDVKQNPLYEDNGLAYFDTHYYGGIKKYQWVTIPLALHGVVAKKDGTVVEIALGEKADDPVFCVTDLLVHLSQEQLEKKASKVIEGEKLDVLIGGYALKKDDKESVKDGILALLKEHYDIAEEDFNSAELTLVPAGRARELGFDRSMVLGYGQDDRVCSYTALCSMLETVVPKRTACCLLVDKEEIGSVGATGMQSRFFENMVAEVLSACGQYTEIALRRTLAHSKMLSSDVSSAYDGLYADAFEKKNVAYLGRGMVFNKFTGARGKSGSSDASAEYLGELRRMMDENGVSYQLAELGRVDLGGGGTIAYIMARYGMDVIDNGVAVMSMHAPWEVTSKVDIYEMKKGYDVFLRNA